Sequence from the Magallana gigas chromosome 4, xbMagGiga1.1, whole genome shotgun sequence genome:
AGGCTCAGAGTGTCAGTCGTTCAATTATTGTTACAATATAACTTGTTCCAGCCATGGAAAATGCTATACAGGAAATGATGACTTTGTCTGCGTATGTGATTCTGGATTCTCTGGGAAATTTTGTAGTGAGACTCATTTTTGTAAAGCATCTTCTTGTGTTGCACCTTTTGTTTGCAAAGAAAGTCATGATGGGTATATGTGTGAGTGTCCATTTGGATTGGGAGGAGACAACTGTGACCGAATTGACCATTGTCTAAAACAACCTTGTGGGGACCATGGGACTTGTAATGACACTAATTCTGGATATACTTGCAAGTGCTACTCTGGATGGACTGGTTTACTATGCTCCGAAATAGATTATTGTGACAATGACTTATGCCAACACGGGGCTTTATGTCGTAATGGTATGTTTAATTATACTTGTGAATGCAAGAACGGTTTTTACGGATCCTTATGTGAAAATGTTGATCACTGTTATAACACTTCTTGTCTCAACAATGGGTCTTGCCAAAACCACCAAAAAACGTTTACATGCTCATGTCCACATGAATGGACTGGTCTACGCTgcgaaaaagaaaacatttgttATACAACAAATCCTTGCGGTGACCATGCTCACTGTTTCCAAGTGGACTTACAAGTATCGTGTTCCTGCTTAGAAGGTTGGACGGGTACTAACTGCACAATTAGGGACTACTGCTATAATAACCCTTGTGGTTCAATGGGAACTTGTAACAACATGGTGGATGCTTATTCCTGTTTTTGTGATCCACAATGGACGGGCACTCATTGTGAAACTTATGCATGTGAGAATAATAAATGTCTTCATGGATATTGTCATGCAGGAACAAATGCTCTCTATTTATGCGACTGTGATCCAGGCTGGATAGGTAAAGAATGTGATACCATAGATCCATGCAAATCCTTTACTTGCGAGCATGGTGGACAATGTATATCTTCTATCAATTCTCTAATTGGTTCGAATTACACTTCACCCGCAACTGTATCAGGTGCAAGCGTCACGACGAAAGCTTATTGCAAATGTTCAAAAGGTTGGGAAGGAGAGAGATGTCAAAGAGATGTTGATGAGTGCAAATTGTCATCTTGCAACGGACATGGTACTTGTTTCAATGAAGTCGGCGGATATTCATGCCAATGTGATCAGGGGTTTAGCGGTGAAGATTGCGAAAAAGATATTGACGAATGCAGCTCTAATCCATGTCATAACAACGCCACATGTATCGATGGCGTCAATAGTTACACTTGTTCATGTTCTCCGTATTTCTACGGAACTTCATGCGACCAGGATGTCAATGAGTGTCAGTATTTTGTTTGTGGGTTGCATGGTTCATGTGTTAATACCTACGGAGATTACAATTGCATGTGTTTACCAAGTTGGACTGGTCGTCATTGCGAAAATCACATTAGTTCCTGCTCTTTGGACCCATGTAaaaataacgccacttgtcatGATGTAGAAGATACGTTCTTTTGTACCTGTGATAAAAAGTTTACTGGTAGACATTGCGATGTTGACATTAATGAATGTCAGACAACTTCACCATGTAAGCACGGTGGATCTTGTGTAAATACATACGGGTCTTTTGCCTGCATTTGTCCAGCTGCTTGGAAGGGAGAATTGTGCGAAGTTGATGTAGACGAATGCAAAAATAATCCCTGTCCACAAAACACAACATGCATGAATAAAGTAGGTGGTTTTGAATGCAACGATTGTTCCACTTTTCAGTGTTATAATGGCGGTACTTGCTTTAATTCAAATTCTGGACCTGTTTGTAAGTGTTTAGACGATTGGACAAGTGATGATTGTCGACAAAGAAACTTTTGTAAAGATAATCCATGTGGATCACTTCAAATAtgcatcaatacaaaaaatgcatataCCTGTGAATATCATGCTTGCAAGAGTGATCCTTGCCAAAACAAAGGACAATGTATTGAAAGTGGAACTGACTATTCTTGTCAATGTAAAGCAGGATGGACTGGAACATTTTGTGAGATTAAAGACTACTGTGTTAGTCATGCTTGTGAAAACAATGGAACCTGCGTCAACGGAAACTCATCGTACAGTTGCATCTGCTCAACCAACTGGTTTGGTAAACACTGCGAACTGTATGACTTTTGTCATTTGAATCCTTGTACGAATGGAGGACTATGTCAAAATATGCTAGACTCATATTTTTGCCAATGCCCGCTAGGAAGGGAAGGCAAACACTGTGAATTGGAGGACTACTGTTACAGTTCTCCATGCAGTAATAATGGCCTATGCATAAATCAGAATTCTTCGTTTGCATGTTCCTGTCCCAACAATTGGAAAGGTACGAGATGCGATGAGTACGACTTTTGCAACACATCGCCTTGTCGGAACAATGCTACCTGTCTAAATGAACAAAGTTCATTTTCGTGTTCTTGTTTAAGCGGATATTTGGGAAAAACATGTGCCATTCACGATATGTGTCTCTCTAGTCCATGCCAAAACAACGGAACTTGTATAATGAACCAAAGTAGTTACGAATGCAAGTGTCACGCAGGTTATATAGGATATCACTGTGAAAGTGACCAAAATGAATGCGCAATGAACCTTTGTCCAGCAAAGTCAACATGCTATAACGAAGATGGCGGGTATACTTGCATTTGGGAAAGAAGACGAAAAAGATTTTCGACGTTTGAAAGTAAGGTTTAATACGCATggaaaacttaaaatattaaaataccaGTGGTGAACTTAAGTAAAACTTTCGTTTGCTAGGCATTTGAGTTTTATATTTGAACTTATGCTTGTCTCGatatgttatttcaaggtctaAAACCAGGTGTCATAGAGTTGCCTGCATCGGAAGTCAGACGGGATATACAGAAAAGCATTCATAGAGCTAGAAGTGAAGTTCAGCGGATATATTGTCAATCTAAAGTATCGCTGTTTGAGCCTCTATCATTGGTTTCGAAACGGTAATTATTGTCAGCTGTAAACGCAATAAGTAGAATTTATTACGGCATTGTAAGCTTGGCTTGTTTAGAGGTTTTAATTACGATAGATTGATAATATACTATATGAacatacaaattatttttaaacctCCATAATTTTAGAGGATATtgataaaattcagataatgtttatttgaaacaaaatttaaaaaattagtattgattaaaaaattaaatttttagctatttttaagaaaaccgtactaaatcttaaattttattaatttttaaaagaaattaattgtaGGTTAGTGATATCAAGTTTTATCAAAACGAAAACCCGAGCAGATTGTATTCATTGCCTGTAAAATCCATAACCATACAAAATGGTTAAACGGGTTAACAATCACACTCACCAAATTAGTTCTATACAGACGAAtggttttaattgattttttgaagataatatttttcatacataatGTTTAGTTgcatatttattgtttatttctgttcAATTCTGTTCTTTCTTTTTAGAAACGGACGCTTGTACTTGAATTTTAATGTTGCCTGCAAACAACAAAAGAATTACTACaaggaaatgaaaaattaataataaattgtgTATCAGGGATCTCCAAACGGTTTGCTggacaaaatatttaaagacaaaaagttttgaaagattcgtctgtttttcttttagatgtgatctgaaataaaatgaataatgttccTTTAATCATTTTACAAACCTAGCTAACAGGAGGGTCGAAGAGTTCGATTTAACTGACATTACAGAAAGCAACTAAGCAAAGTtaatgtaaaacaaattaagTCTTGAAGAGTTTAAAGTTAGATCATTAATTGTATATACAAGTTTCGTTGCATGGACTAGCTGCTCAAATATAAATGACATCGTTTCAAATTTTAAGATCTCTACAGATTAAGATAAAACACATCCGATTTATTTAAATGCGTGAAAATATACATCGTGTAAACCAAAGCTACGTCAGATGTCAGATTTATTAAAGTATACACTATCATGATATCTTCCATTTAATTGCTTAAAGtcataaataatgtaaagtttAATGCATTTAACTTATTTCTCTGTATTTAATATCAATTGATCTGAAATAAACAACTATGCATTGTTTAAATtatactagcggaaaaaagaaactgtcgaataacgtcaatttcagcacactcgaaagtcactgttatttgaaattgaattaacaaaattaataacgcgtgtgaccaccatttgcggtcacgcatgcttgacagcgacgcctcattgatgccactaatgtgttcagaaatgcttgagggatgttgttccagatgttggttaaagcctggcctaaatcagccaatgtcactggctgatttggtaaacggcgtaaacttctttccatttcatcccaGACGTGCTCGATCGGCGACAGATCGGGGGAAACAGCTGGCCAAAGCAAGATATCGCgcattctgttgaacaaacaagtccctgactacacgtgcaacgtgtggccttgcgatgtcttgctgcagagtgatgtgattttgatgtctttgtatgaagggtatcacatgatgctgaataatttcatctcgaTAGCGTTCGCTGGTGAAatttccattgacaatttgtagagGGGTCCTTCAAGGTGCTGATATTCCACCCCACACCATAACGCTACCTCCACCAAATTGTCGCACAACACAAGCGTCCTGGTAACGCTCCCCAACGCGACGATCCACCTTACAACGGCCGTTACTGctatccaaatgaaatctggattcatcagTGAACATAATATTGGCCCAGTCCTGTAATCTGAATCACAGATGTCGGGTTCACCACGCTAGTCTGGCGATACGATGACGTTGAAGCAGTACTGGGCGCACCGTTGGACGTCTTTGTCTGATGTTTTGCTCGCGGAGACGATTACGCACAGTAACTGTTCTTGGACTAATTAGTCGTAGCCCTGGAATGCTACGGGCAGTCAAACTTGCTGTCTGGAAACGATTTGTCAGATGCACAAGTCTAATGTGGTTGTCCTGttgacgtgacgtcacacgaggtcGCCCAGAGCGTGGTCGATCCTGAGTGTTGCCAGATTGTTGAAAACGTGTCCACAATGACTGGATGGTGTTCCGATGAACTCCAACGTGTCttgctacagtattttgtgccattccagcttgcagcatcccaacagcactattacgttggttttcgttgagtcgcatgacataggggtaaattttgttgaaacttaagtgattttcttaacaaaaaaagtttaaacaaatcttTTTCAGTTCTTATTCCAAACAGTATTGGCCCGTAAAACTCGTGCGTACAAATTCTTAAATAAACAGGAGGTGCTCACTAACCATAAAAAGTCCTTGCACCCGGACGGTTACCATccgatattgtcaaaaacattaccattatcgattgtttaaattttatgaatacaaacaatagatatagaaaaattatactaaattttataatgcacagGTTTTTACTTCCGCtagtatattaaaatatcattcaacTGTGTTAACAATGCTTTTGTAAaccttgtttttatttaagtttttgtaAGGCCCATATGcatgataaaatgaaatgaaattttgtttgtatgttatgcatgtatataaatgtaacgACATTACTTTTTAGATGCAAAATCTTATTCATTATAAGTTATAGGGGTTTctgttttcaagaaaattagtttttttttttaaaataaaggagGCCTTCAGATAATATTACATGTGTGTCACAATTGACAAAAAATCTTAGGGTTCGAAAGAAGTCAAAAATTCAAGAACCttaacaattttcaattttaattagcaATAACATGTAACAATTAAAAAGTTTACATAACTTATCGATAAAGAAGTTACATTTATCGCAAGCTTTGTAGTAATTTGATTTTTGGAATTCACTCATAACCTTTTTCAGTATTTGAGAGTTCACAAGTGTCGAAACGCCCAAAAGTACTTAATTTGCAAAGAATTATGGCTTTACATTACTCACGCACTATATGCAAACAATTGCAGGAAGTGTCAGAGGTTTGGGGTTTGATCGTAAACCACGACAGACCTTGATGGTGAAGACCATGTAGTCGGTGATTTCTGTACATCATGAAGGGAAAACACTGAGACCGCTTTTGCTAGGTGAAAGGCGACGGCAAGGCCGGAAGAATTGCTCATAAAAACCTGCGTGGATTTTGGTTTGAAAATGTACCATAAATGAAATGTACTTCCCgttaaattataacaaattgtgcaatattgaaattaaaagcaGAGTATCAATTTTAACGGAGTTATTGTAGCTTGTACTGCACGATATGACACATATTTCTTTACAAAACTTCTAATTGCAGAACGAGggtttattatttgaaaatatttacacttgcaaatgtttgCGCAATCCGCTGTTATTCATGTATAATATCATTATGGGTCAAGAGGTCACAGTAGCGCATGAAAACTCTAGGTCATTACTTTTTCTATATGCCCAAACTAACCGACCTGTGCAAAAACAAACCTATTAGATATCGTAATGAACACATAATTTaggcataaaaaaataaatgaatctgtattttgttatacgaagttttattcattcatcttcttaaaaaatgaaacattaattGTGGGGGTTAAATGATTGATGTTAGATGACACGTTAGGCCTGTAAACATAATAATGTTTATGGATCGACATCGTAATGAGGCGTTCTTAAGAATAACAATCGCAATTTGTCAAAAGAGTTAATTcggttaaaattcatttctgactTTATTACAAGCCTTGAATTTAAACAAGCCTCAAAATTACAAAAGCAATATCACAGACCTTTCTTGTTTAGTCCATTCACGGATCACGGTCAGTCCGTTTTGTTCCGTAAACAGAACTTTGAAGTTAACATTGCTTTCCTCTATAATGTCGGAGCTAGGAAACCATTATGCTCATGAATCTGATTCTGCGATAGAGTTTCCCCTGAAACTGCCTAGTAAGTAGAATCTAACtcaaatttcaatctttttttttcaaatttctaacCGCTCTGCGACTTCAACAGAAGAGGCACCATTCCGCCAAgcttcaattttttcaattgtacaagttaatttttttcctgATTCTCTTAATTATAGTAAAAAAGTGTTGTCTGGTCAAAAGTTGTGTCATATTTAATTATCATGATAATCAAATGCTTGCAACATTGTTGTACTATTTTTTGTTGCGTCATCTTAATCGAAGCGGCTTTCAAGGTCAGCACTAAAGAGAGAGTATGGAGCATTGTTATGTCatgatttgcaaaaaatgtaaatacatgtataagaaataaggtatcatttttagGGCTTtattgatcacgtgaccaatgCGTATTTATATCccaatatacaaaaaaaaaatgataccttatttcttaaatgcaTTCGATCAATTTCAGTTAAAATTAACAGGTTAAtaccgtccgtccgtccgtctgtctgtccgtaaacagataacattttttacttcttttacAGAACCCATGTGGCCAATTTCAACCGAATTTAGCACAAAGCTTTATTGGGTGAagggatttaaatttgttaaaatgaagggccacattCCCTTTCAAGaagagataattagaaattattgaaaGCTTTTTGGCGTTTTTCAAagatcttctcaaaaaccatttggtcagaaaagctgaaacttgggTGGAAGCATTTTCAGAAAGGGTAGATTCAGGcgtgttaaaatcatgatctttTGGAGAAGGGTGGGACAACAATAGGCGTTCGAATTtcaacataggaatataaagtggaaaatcttttaaaaacttctcTATGAAAACGATAAGCAAGAATAgatgtaacttgtgtggaagcattttcaggtaaggtcgattcaagtttgtttaaattatgatccccgggggtagggtgggccacaatagggggtttaattttaacataggaatttatagagaaaaaatatgaaaaatctttttctcaaaaaccgaTCATCCCGAAAAGCTAAAACTTAAGTGGAAGCATCTTAAGGTAaagtaaattcaagtttgttcaaatgatgatccccgggggcagggtaggccacaataggggatcgaatttttacataggaatatatagagaaaaatcatttaaaattttcttctcggAAACTGATTGACAAAAAACGCTGAAACTTCTGTGTaagcatcttcagatagtgtagttttaagtttcttcaaatcatgatttCTGGGGACGTGATGGGACCACAATagttggtcaaatttttacatgggaataaattgagaaaaatctttaaatatattctTCTAAAAACTAATTTGCCTAGAAAAtctgtaactttagtgaaagtAACCTCAGATAGTGTAGCTTTAAATTggtcaaaataaaaatcttcagTGGTGGGGACACAATGGGGAAggggtccaattttacaaaggaagacattttgaattatgcacaaaaaatcaaatgttctaatacatggttttacttatatccAAGCAGTTTGATATAttgttaattctttaaaattgtttagactttggacCCTCACTTTAGGTCTAACAAGGGGTTCAAAGGTTGATGCAGGTGTATATCGCA
This genomic interval carries:
- the LOC105346709 gene encoding fibropellin-1, whose translation is MDGLIKILFLNLVLLSSTNAKITFFIHVDEVKNPQNLVNGGDCCQGANGNLSCPELCKPLLKICLKDSSNNCLNEVTTTLHMELNDVVYGSVIGNTTNPLMLEVDHWDSEHDRISVEVYDMQQSGQQLLIKQEIHDRNLLIGENILSQHWIQKLLQNNYFLNKNMFSIKLTYKAYCSEGYYGSYCNIHCPGNITKCVRNGHTYCKMGWTGTDCDEDVDECHVRAFCGHGSCTNTVGSFHCSCPPSVYGSKCQLDEDECLNKSCNGGVCVNTAGSYKCLCKPGMTGKDCEALMSTACHAQTCHHHGTCHVVDGHAVCSCNKGFHGTDCSIHDYCAENPCKHGGVCSSNKHSYVCQCPHGYKGTHCEIVDFCLYTPCSNFGNCTNTGSDYVCSCTEEYFGRNCDIKNYCFRQTCNTNGKCISNGTAYRCECNRGFIGPNCETVDPCFQQTCSGHGSCQRNETGHFCICNIGFSGRNCDQINYCQYNPCKYGHCNNNGSGFTCTCKTGFSGPSCSDIDFCHNHTCLNNGICINEQYRYTCKCNNSYYGKNCELINHCTSNPCIHGVCASNGSSFICKCEDGFTGNKCNLVDYCFKQNCSFHGRCVNYPHNYRCECNEGFIGQNCESTDVCFGKTCNGHGICHRVIESTYQDFTCKCDPGWSGSECQSFNYCYNITCSSHGKCYTGNDDFVCVCDSGFSGKFCSETHFCKASSCVAPFVCKESHDGYMCECPFGLGGDNCDRIDHCLKQPCGDHGTCNDTNSGYTCKCYSGWTGLLCSEIDYCDNDLCQHGALCRNGMFNYTCECKNGFYGSLCENVDHCYNTSCLNNGSCQNHQKTFTCSCPHEWTGLRCEKENICYTTNPCGDHAHCFQVDLQVSCSCLEGWTGTNCTIRDYCYNNPCGSMGTCNNMVDAYSCFCDPQWTGTHCETYACENNKCLHGYCHAGTNALYLCDCDPGWIGKECDTIDPCKSFTCEHGGQCISSINSLIGSNYTSPATVSGASVTTKAYCKCSKGWEGERCQRDVDECKLSSCNGHGTCFNEVGGYSCQCDQGFSGEDCEKDIDECSSNPCHNNATCIDGVNSYTCSCSPYFYGTSCDQDVNECQYFVCGLHGSCVNTYGDYNCMCLPSWTGRHCENHISSCSLDPCKNNATCHDVEDTFFCTCDKKFTGRHCDVDINECQTTSPCKHGGSCVNTYGSFACICPAAWKGELCEVDVDECKNNPCPQNTTCMNKVGGFECNDCSTFQCYNGGTCFNSNSGPVCKCLDDWTSDDCRQRNFCKDNPCGSLQICINTKNAYTCEYHACKSDPCQNKGQCIESGTDYSCQCKAGWTGTFCEIKDYCVSHACENNGTCVNGNSSYSCICSTNWFGKHCELYDFCHLNPCTNGGLCQNMLDSYFCQCPLGREGKHCELEDYCYSSPCSNNGLCINQNSSFACSCPNNWKGTRCDEYDFCNTSPCRNNATCLNEQSSFSCSCLSGYLGKTCAIHDMCLSSPCQNNGTCIMNQSSYECKCHAGYIGYHCESDQNECAMNLCPAKSTCYNEDGGYTCIWERRRKRFSTFESLKPGVIELPASEVRRDIQKSIHRARSEVQRIYCQSKVSLFEPLSLVSKRNGRLYLNFNVACKQQKNYYKEMKN